The genomic interval CCTCCTTGAGCATTTGCCATACAAACACAGGTTTTTGCTAAATCTTTTAAATTTGAATTATTACCAAATACTTTTTTTAAACTTTTATATTCTATTTTATTAGTTTCAGATTCCAATAACTTATCCATCTTATTTTTCCAGCTTAAACCCAAGTTCAGCTAAATTATGCCTCAACAACTCTTCAAGCTCTCTATTTTTAGCAAGTTCATTAGAAAGTTTAGCTGTTAGCTCTTCCATCTTTTCTTTAAATGGTACTTGTTCTTCTTCGCTTTCAACAATTCCTACAAATCTTCCAGGAGTAAGTATAAAATTCTCTTTTTCTATATCTTTGGTTGTAGCTACTTTATAAACCCCAAGCTTGCTTACATCTTCACCTCTTCTAAATCTTTTGAATCTATCTACTATCTCTTTTATATCCTCATCAGTTAAAGTTCTTTGTTTTCTATCTATCATTTCACCAAAATCTCTTGCATCTATAAAAAGAGTTCTCTTTTTTTGAGGCTTATTTTTATTGAGTATCCATATGCAAGCTGGAATTTGAGTATTAAAAAAGAGTTTATCAGGAAGAGCAATAATTGCTTCAACTAAATCAGCTTTTACAATCTTTTCTCTTATTTTATCCTCTCCCCCAGTCGTTGAACTAAGACTTCCATTAGCAAGTACAAGCCCTACTACACCACTTTTTGGCGGTAGGTGATATAACATATGTTGCATCCAAGCAAAGTTTGCATTATTTTTTGGAGGTGTACCATAGACCCATCTTTTATCATTTCCCAAGCTTGGATGCCACCAATCCTCTTCTTTTTGGTTAAATGGAGGATTTGCAAGTATAAAATCAGCTCTTAAGTCTAGATGTTGGTCTTTTGTGAAGGTATCGGCTGGCTCTTTTCCAAAATTAAAATCAAGCCCCCTTATTACCATATTCATAATTGCTAATTTCCAAGTAGTTGGATTTGATTCTTGTCCATAGATTGAAATATCTCCGACTTTTCCTCCGTGAGTTTGAATAAATTTTTCGCTACTTATAAAAAATCCTCCACTTCCCATTGCTGGGTCATAAACCCTTCCTTTAAAAGGTTCAACTATTTCTACTATGAGATTAACTATCGATTTTGGAGTATAAAATTGTCCTCCGCCTTTTCCTTCAGCTAAAGCAAATTTACCTAAAAAATACTCATATACATGTCCTAAAATATCTTTTGCTTTAAAGCCCTCATATTCAAATGGAATAGTTGAAATCAGATCAACTAAGTCAGTAAGTTTTGACCCATCTATTTGGAGTTTTGCATAATCTTTATTTAACACCCTTTTTAGTTTTGGGTTCTCTTTTTCTATTGATTCAAAGGCATCATCTATCAGTTTGCCAGCACTCTTAAACTCTCTGCCATCAGGAAGTTTAGCACCAATTGAAAGCCTCATATTTTCTTGAATATATTGCCATCTTGCACTTTCTGGTACCCAAAAAACATTTTTTTCTGTATAATAGTCTCTTACTTCAAGTTCTTCTTTTATAAACTCTTCATCATCTCCCAAATATAGTTCACTATCAGGGTTTCTAAACTCTTTTTCAAGCTCTTTTCTTCTTACTTCAAAAGCGTCTGATACATATTTAAGAAATATTAATCCCAAAACTACATGCTTATAAACCGCTGCATCAAGAGATGACCTAAGCTTATCGGCACTTTTCCAAAGTTTCTTTTCAAGATCCAATAAAAACTTTCTTTCTTTCATATTTTACCTTTTATTGCTCTTTCAACTGCTCTTTTAACTTACGCTTCAAAACTTTTCCGGTTGCATTTTTAGGAAGCTCGCCCACAATACGAATATCACGCGGTTGCTTGAAGTTGGCAAGTTTCTCTTTAAGAAATTTACGTAATGCTTTTACATCTACATCTGCATCTTCTGCAGGCTCTATGAAAGCAACAGGAACCTCTCCAGACTTTTCATCTGGCATTCCAACAACAGCAGAAGTACCAACACCATCAAAACTGTTTATAATCTCTTCAATCTCCCTTGGGTAAATGTTTATCCCTTTTGAAATGATCAAATCTTTCTTACGATCGACAATAAAAAGAAAACCTTCTTCATCAAGGTAACCCATATCTCCAGTTAAAAGCCAACCATTGACAATTGTCTCATCAGTTGCTGTTGGATTATTTAGGTAGCCTTGCATTACATTGTCACCCTTAACAATAATCTCACCAATCTCTCCTGTAGGCAGTTCCATCATATTCTCATCAACTATCTTAATCTCCACACCAGGAATTGCAGGACCTACTGACATAGGCTTTTGGAGTGCCGGAGGATTTACAGAAACCACAGGAGAACACTCACTTAAACCATACCCTTCAAGCAGTTTGGCACGCTTAAACTTTGATGTAAAACGATTAATCGTAGCTTCACTAAGAGGTGCGGCACCACTAACAAAGTAACGTACCTTTTGAAACCACATAAAATACCACGGAAGCTTTGCACGACTTAAAGCATTATAAACATCAGGCACACCTACAAACATAGTAACACGCTTCAAAAGAATCTGCTTAATAATATTGCTAAAAGGCATAATGTTTCGTATAAGCACAAAAGATGCACCATAATATAGAGGCATTATGACCGTTACAGTAAGTGTAAAAGCATGAAACATAGGCAAATAAACAATAAAACGATCTTTTCGTGTAAACTTTGTAAGCTCACCTATTGCCTGACAGTTGTGAAAGATGTTGCGATAACTCAGCATTGCACCTTTGGGGTTACCTGTAGTACCTGAAGTGTATATAATGATAGCAAGTTCATCTATCTTTGGAAGCTCTACAGTTTCATGACTCTTTAAAATTTCAAAAATTTCACTAAAACCTATGTTTTTATTGTCCAGCGATTCATAATCGCCTTCCCACACAATTCGCTTAATCTGAGTCTTTTCCCAAAGTGGTTCAACAACCTTTTTAAGCTGACTTGATGCCATTAACATCTTGGCATCACAATCATTTAAAATATATGCAACCTCTTCCTCTTTTAAAAAAGTGTTAATAGGAACAGCAACTGCCCCTATCTTAGTAATAGCAAAGAGACTAATTACAAACTCTTTGGTATTTTGCATAAAAATGGCTACTCGATCACCCTTTTTTATGTCACTCAACTCAAGAAAACGGGCAAGTGTATCTACCTTTTTAAGCAATCTTTCATATGTCAACTTATAGTTACCAATAAAGATAGCCGGCTTACGAGATACAGAGAAACTGAGCATCTCATAGAAGTTTTCGTATGGATAATTCATTTAGAACCTGTACCCTATAGAGATATTTGTAAGGATTGCTCCACCCTCACTAAAAGTACCTTCAATTCCTTTTTCATTTGGAGGTGTATGTATAGTGCGCTCATCTTTATGGTCATAAAGTAAACTAAAACCGGCTTCTAAATCTTTATTTATCTGCATTATCGCCCCTATAGAGAAGATATTTGCATCTGAATCAGGCAATTCAAAGCTAACAGTCTTTTCAGGTATTGGTGTCTCATCATATGCATAACCTGCCATTAGTGTCCACTTTTCATCTAGTTTATGGGTAATACCTATACGGAAGGTATTGGTATCTGACCAATCTTTATCAATTGGTGTTCCAAAAACAGCATCAACTACAGGATTGGTAAAATGAAAATCAAGTTTCTCATATTCTGACCAATATGTTCTCTCATAAACCAATTCTACACAAGTCTTTCCAAAAGTATGTGCAGCTGCTAAAGCCAATGTTGCAGGAAGAGGCACACTGACTCCTCCTGGAGTATCGTAGTATGGAAGAGGGTTTGAACCTACAGCTATAAAACCAGTAGAGCTTCCTTCAAGATTTAGATCTACATTTGATCGATACGTTAAACTAAGAGTAGTTTCCGGCTTTGGTTTATAAGATAGTGCCAAATTATAGCCAAACTCAATTGTATCACCTTCCATATTTTCTGCATACATACCTTCATTAAACAGCTTAACTTTTCCATCACTGTAAATAAGACGTAAACCACCACCTATACTGAATTTAGGCGTTACAGCATATGAAACAGTAGGATTAAGTTCAACTACCTTAAGAGTAAACTCCTCTGCATACATCTTTTGAACTGCACCATCCCACTTTTTGGAAAGACCACCAGGCTCAACAAGAGAGAGACCAAATCGAAAGTTTCCCACTTTAGGACTTATATAATGAAAATATGGAAGTAAAAAATCTTCAGTTTTTGAATTATCGTCTGCTGGCACACCTGCAACACTTCCTCTATACTCAACTTCTGGCAAATGAATATAAGTTAGTCCTGCTTCTAAAAGTTTATCTCCTTCAATCCAACTCATATTTGCAGGGTTGTAGTAACTTGCATCAGCTGAATCAGCACCGGCAACATAAGCTGCACTAAGTGCCATAGAACGTGTAGACTGCTCTGGTATCTTGTATGCACTTGCCATTAACACTGTTGCCGTTGCCATACTTGTCACAACAGTACGGACAAAAAAGTCAGTATATTTCATAAACACATCCTTGAGCGGTTTTGTAGCAATACTATCTAATCTAGGATAAAAAAAAATTAAATTAATCTCTAACTTAAAGTTAAGATTATAAAATGTTTCAAAAAAGTTCAATAATAAGAAGGATTTTAATTATGAAAACTTGGCATATACTTTTAAGCAGTGTTACTGCTATGCTACTGTCAGGATGTGGCGGAACATCAGACAACTTTACCTCATCCCAAGCAGTTGGTGGATATATCATTTTAGATACAAAAGGAGGAAATATTCCATATCCAAATGACATCTTATTTGCTCCTACAGAGACAGAACCTGCAGATGGTACTGTTAACATTCCTTTCGATCCAGACAGTAGTGACGCTGGAGTTAAATCTGCTCTAAATACTCTTGATGGTTTTTCTACTACAGCACCAATAACTGTTAGTGTAAGTAGTGATATAAATAGTTCTACACTGCCTGGAAATATTCATCTATACAAAGTTGCAGCTACTGACTCAAATGCAACTTCTCCTATTCCAATGGTAGAAACTATCACTTCAGAATTACAATTTGGGCAAGATTATGTTGCAACATATTCAAATGGGAAAATTGCCATACTGCCTCTTAAACCTCTTGAGAGTCACTCACACTATATGGTTGTTATGACTAATGGGATCAAAAACAATGTAGGTGAATCAATTGCACCAGATTACACTACAACTCTTTTGATTAACAATACACATCTGTTTGACAATGAAGGAAACCCTGCCATTATTCTTGACAGTGACCCTGAAACCAATATTGCAACACTTAAAATACTTGCAGGATTACAACAATTAACCCAGCAGATGCTTGCAGTTGCCAACAAAGATGAAGGAATTTCTGCTTCTGATATCATATCTATTTGGAGCTTTACAACACAAACCATTGGAGATGTTGCACAGGCATTTGCAGATCAAAACTATTCACAAGCCGTGCTTGGACTTCAAGATACAAATTTGACATCTAAAGATATATTAATGGCGGCAGGTTATGATGTCAATGAGTCTATGGCTGGTATTGCAAAAGTTTATGCCGGAACTCTATCAAATCTTCCTTACTATCTTGGTATTCCAACCGAAACAGATCCAACTGCTCCACTTCATAAATCATTTGAGTTTGAGAATGGAAACAATCTACCAAAAGTTGAAGCTAATGTAACTATACCAGTCTTAGCGACAGTTCCAAACAGTGCTTCCGGTTGTACAAAGCCAGACAACGGATGGCCAGTTGTAATTTTCCAACATGGCATAACACAAAACAGAACTAACCTATTGCCAATTTCTGAAAGCTTTGCAAAAATTTGCTATGCAGCTGTTGCAATAGACCTACCACTGCATGGTATTGATGATAATACCAGTAAATTATATATGAGCAATATTGAACGAACTTTTGATGTTGACTATGTTACACAAGATAGCGAATGTAATACAATAGCAGCTCAACCAGATGGAAAACCTGATTGTTCAGGAACACACTATATTAATCTCAAAAGCCTCTTGACTGCTCGGGACAATATGCGCCAAAGCACATCTGACTTTATAGCTTTAAAAAATGCTCTTGGAACTGCCATTGGAGTAAAGTTTGATGCTTCACAAGTATCTTTTGTAGGTCACTCTCTTGGAGCTATGGCTCCATTTGGATTTCTTACTCATAGAAAACTTGATACTGTTGTATTGGCAAACCCTGGTGGAGGAATTGCAGAACTTCTTAACAACTCTCCACGCTTTGGTCCTGTAATTGAAGCTGGGCTTGCAGCAGAAGGCATAACAAAAGGTTCACCTGAATATGACTCATTTATGTTAGCAACACAAACAATCATTGATGATGCTGACCCAATCAACTATGCTGAAATGACTGCAGCAAACCAAAAAATGCTTTCATTTGAGGTAATTAATGATCAAGTTATTCCAAACAGTGTTGAAACCGCACCACTATCTGGTACAGAACCTCTGTTAGGACTTATGGAAGCAAAAAATATTTCAGACTATGCAATACCTGCACTTGTAACGTTAGAAACAAACAATACTGCAACCCGCTTTACAGATGGAACACATAGTTCATTCCTTACACCTGATGTTCCATCTGTTATGACAGAGATGCAATCTGAAATGGCAACATTTATCTTATACAAGGGTGAAAAAGTAAATATCTCAGATGATTCAATTATAAAATAATCCTACTTTTCCACTAAATCATAAAGGGCCTGGATCTCCTGGGCCCAGATAGACTCGTCTATAGTTTCTAAAATTAATGGAATATCATCCATTCTCGGATCATTCATAATAAATTTAAATGGTTCCCAGCCAAGTTCGCCTTGACCTAACGAATGATGACGATCCACTCGACTGCCTAAAGGCGGTTTGGAGTCATTTATATGCATGCCTCTAAGATACTCAAACCCAACAATTGTATCAAATTCGTTCATAGTTTTTTCATAAGCTTCTCTTGTTCGCAAATCATACCCTGCAGTAAAGGTATGACAAGTATCTAAACATACACCTACACGAGATTTATCTTCACACTTATCTATTAGATATGCAAGATGCTCAAATTTATAGCCTAAATTACTGCCTTGCCCTGCCGTATTTTCTAATACAAGAGTAACACCTTCTGTCTCATTCAATGTAATATTCATAGCTTCAGCAATACGATCAAGACACTCTTCTTCACTAATCTTTTTTAAATGGCTTCCTGGATGAAAGTTAAGTTTATCTAACCCTAATTGTTCACAACGTTTTACTTCATCAATAAATGCTTCTAAACTTTTCTGTCGCTTTTCATCTTCAGGATGACCCAAGTTAATCAAATAACTGTCATGAGGCAATACATGCTTTGGCTCTATGCCACTCTCTTTCAAGTTTGTTTTAAACTTCTCAATAGTCTTCTCATCAAGAGGTTTTGCTTTCCACTGTCTTTGATTTTTGGTAAAAAGAGCAAATGCTTTAGCTCCTATTGCCTTGGCATTTAAAGGAGCATTGTAAACACCACCTGAGGCAGATACATGAGCACCAACAAATTTATTAATATCTTGCATTATGTTACTTCTCCACTATTTTGATCAATATATGGTTTGTTTTATCCTTAAATCGAGCTGATGTCGAATCAAAGGTGTAGATTATATCAAATTTATCTTCATCAAAAATTTGTTGTTTCCACTTACCTCTCTCTTTATGTAAATCCTCATTATTAAAGATTGGCTTTTTTAAAAATATATTTGCAAGTGTACCTTTTGGATATTTTACATTCAAATAACTCCTATAAAACTGCTCTTCACTCATACACTTAGAGTCTATACATATTCGTTTACCAATAGTCAATGTAAAAACTGCTTTACCAGAAGAGTAGACTTGAGCTTTTACTTGCCTTTTTCCTCTATAGATAAACCCCATATCTGCATACTTAAGTTTAGGAGATTTAATAACAATTAATGAAGCTTTTGGTACTTCATAGTAGTTTTTAGAACACCCGCTAAATAAAAAAAAGAGAGATAAAAAGATAATTTTTAAAAAAAATTGCATATTTTTCCTTTTTTAGTTATAATTTTATAATATTTTAAGTTAGATTTACTATAATTCCATCCACAAAGCCGTTGATGGCCCCTTCATCTAGCGGTCCAGGATGCAAGGTTTTCATCCTTGTCACAGGGGTTCGAGTCCCCTAGGGGTCACCACCTTTTTTCATTTTTGCTTCAATTTTAATATTGCAAGCAGCTATTTTATAGCAATTTAAGTTAATTGTTTATAAACTTACTCTCTAAAGCCGTTGATGGCCCCTTCATCTAGCGGTCCAGGATGCAAGGTTTTCATCCTTGTCACAGGGGTTCGAGTCCCCTAGGGGTCACCACCTTTATATCTCACTTATACCCACTCAAATATCAATCACAAAACAAATCTGTATAATTGACACTTTTTTAAGTAAAATAATATATTTCCTATGTCAACATTATGATATTAATTATCATTTTAGGAAATTTTGTGAAAAAGCTTATTTTTCTTTTTGCTATATCTCTTTCTCTTACAAAAATCTTGGCTGCAGATATGGTAAATGAACAGATAGACATTACTACTATTCGTAATTATATTGGTGATGTACAACCTCTTGAACATACTAAGGCACAAATAAGATTTGGCTTTTTAAATTTAAATATGGCTGATGAGTCACTTAATGATACTAAATCATTTGCAATAGGAGGTCATTTACATTTAGGCTCTAAAAGATGGCATGGAGTAAAAGTTAGTTTTGAAAGCTATGCTGTAAAGGATTTAACTCTTCTCTATAATTCAGATGATACAAACAGAGATTTTTTTGATAGTCAAGGTAATGGCTTCATAACACTCTCACAAGCTTTTATTGATGGAAAATTTAAAAATACCACCATAAAACTTGGACGGCAGATGATAAATACTCCACACCTAGACTCAGATGATATAAGAATGATGCCTAACTATTTTCAAGCTTTTGTCATAAAAAATAGTGATTTTAAAAACTTAGAACTAACTGTGGCAAAAGTAGATAAAATGGCTGGTTGGGAGAATGGATTAGACTCTTCAAAATTTATAGACATAGAAAAAGTAGCTGGTTCAGACAAAAATAGCGATGGATTATATATGCTCTCTGCGGTCTATAATGGTATTGAAGATTTTAATTTTCAAGCTTGGTACTACTATCTTAGAGATTTATATGACATTATTTATCTTGAAATAGTAAAAGAGTTTAAAGTAAACCAAGCAACATTTACACTTGGACTACAATATGATAGATCAAATGGTATTGGAAGTATGCTGCTTGGAGATATTGGATCATCTACATATGGAATTACTCTTCATACTCATTACAGTGGGCTACAACTCCTTTTTGCTTATAACAAAGATTTGGGTAAAACAGGAGCTATTGGAAGCTTTGGAGGAGGACCATTTTTCACCTCTTTGGAAGATCAGACAATTGATGCTATTGGCGAAAAAGGTGATGCCTGGATTATAGGATGTGAATATAACTTTAAAAACTTCAAATTGAGTACTATTTATGGTAGTTTTCAAGCTAAAAATAAAGAAATTTATAATGTTACTGAAACAGACTTTATTTCTGAATATGAGATTAGTAATCGTTTTTCTGTAAC from Hydrogenimonas thermophila carries:
- a CDS encoding type I restriction-modification system subunit M, yielding MKERKFLLDLEKKLWKSADKLRSSLDAAVYKHVVLGLIFLKYVSDAFEVRRKELEKEFRNPDSELYLGDDEEFIKEELEVRDYYTEKNVFWVPESARWQYIQENMRLSIGAKLPDGREFKSAGKLIDDAFESIEKENPKLKRVLNKDYAKLQIDGSKLTDLVDLISTIPFEYEGFKAKDILGHVYEYFLGKFALAEGKGGGQFYTPKSIVNLIVEIVEPFKGRVYDPAMGSGGFFISSEKFIQTHGGKVGDISIYGQESNPTTWKLAIMNMVIRGLDFNFGKEPADTFTKDQHLDLRADFILANPPFNQKEEDWWHPSLGNDKRWVYGTPPKNNANFAWMQHMLYHLPPKSGVVGLVLANGSLSSTTGGEDKIREKIVKADLVEAIIALPDKLFFNTQIPACIWILNKNKPQKKRTLFIDARDFGEMIDRKQRTLTDEDIKEIVDRFKRFRRGEDVSKLGVYKVATTKDIEKENFILTPGRFVGIVESEEEQVPFKEKMEELTAKLSNELAKNRELEELLRHNLAELGFKLEK
- a CDS encoding fatty acid--CoA ligase — translated: MNYPYENFYEMLSFSVSRKPAIFIGNYKLTYERLLKKVDTLARFLELSDIKKGDRVAIFMQNTKEFVISLFAITKIGAVAVPINTFLKEEEVAYILNDCDAKMLMASSQLKKVVEPLWEKTQIKRIVWEGDYESLDNKNIGFSEIFEILKSHETVELPKIDELAIIIYTSGTTGNPKGAMLSYRNIFHNCQAIGELTKFTRKDRFIVYLPMFHAFTLTVTVIMPLYYGASFVLIRNIMPFSNIIKQILLKRVTMFVGVPDVYNALSRAKLPWYFMWFQKVRYFVSGAAPLSEATINRFTSKFKRAKLLEGYGLSECSPVVSVNPPALQKPMSVGPAIPGVEIKIVDENMMELPTGEIGEIIVKGDNVMQGYLNNPTATDETIVNGWLLTGDMGYLDEEGFLFIVDRKKDLIISKGINIYPREIEEIINSFDGVGTSAVVGMPDEKSGEVPVAFIEPAEDADVDVKALRKFLKEKLANFKQPRDIRIVGELPKNATGKVLKRKLKEQLKEQ
- a CDS encoding OmpP1/FadL family transporter, with protein sequence MKYTDFFVRTVVTSMATATVLMASAYKIPEQSTRSMALSAAYVAGADSADASYYNPANMSWIEGDKLLEAGLTYIHLPEVEYRGSVAGVPADDNSKTEDFLLPYFHYISPKVGNFRFGLSLVEPGGLSKKWDGAVQKMYAEEFTLKVVELNPTVSYAVTPKFSIGGGLRLIYSDGKVKLFNEGMYAENMEGDTIEFGYNLALSYKPKPETTLSLTYRSNVDLNLEGSSTGFIAVGSNPLPYYDTPGGVSVPLPATLALAAAHTFGKTCVELVYERTYWSEYEKLDFHFTNPVVDAVFGTPIDKDWSDTNTFRIGITHKLDEKWTLMAGYAYDETPIPEKTVSFELPDSDANIFSIGAIMQINKDLEAGFSLLYDHKDERTIHTPPNEKGIEGTFSEGGAILTNISIGYRF
- the nfo gene encoding deoxyribonuclease IV, which codes for MQDINKFVGAHVSASGGVYNAPLNAKAIGAKAFALFTKNQRQWKAKPLDEKTIEKFKTNLKESGIEPKHVLPHDSYLINLGHPEDEKRQKSLEAFIDEVKRCEQLGLDKLNFHPGSHLKKISEEECLDRIAEAMNITLNETEGVTLVLENTAGQGSNLGYKFEHLAYLIDKCEDKSRVGVCLDTCHTFTAGYDLRTREAYEKTMNEFDTIVGFEYLRGMHINDSKPPLGSRVDRHHSLGQGELGWEPFKFIMNDPRMDDIPLILETIDESIWAQEIQALYDLVEK
- a CDS encoding OprD family outer membrane porin, whose translation is MKKLIFLFAISLSLTKILAADMVNEQIDITTIRNYIGDVQPLEHTKAQIRFGFLNLNMADESLNDTKSFAIGGHLHLGSKRWHGVKVSFESYAVKDLTLLYNSDDTNRDFFDSQGNGFITLSQAFIDGKFKNTTIKLGRQMINTPHLDSDDIRMMPNYFQAFVIKNSDFKNLELTVAKVDKMAGWENGLDSSKFIDIEKVAGSDKNSDGLYMLSAVYNGIEDFNFQAWYYYLRDLYDIIYLEIVKEFKVNQATFTLGLQYDRSNGIGSMLLGDIGSSTYGITLHTHYSGLQLLFAYNKDLGKTGAIGSFGGGPFFTSLEDQTIDAIGEKGDAWIIGCEYNFKNFKLSTIYGSFQAKNKEIYNVTETDFISEYEISNRFSVTLAYAMINDKNLNNGYNQLRFIMNYNFW